A DNA window from Streptococcus parapneumoniae contains the following coding sequences:
- the dnaX gene encoding DNA polymerase III subunit gamma/tau, translating into MYQALYRKYRSQNFSQLVGQEVVAKTLKQAVEQEKISHAYLFSGPRGTGKTSVAKIFAKAMNCPNQVGGEPCNNCYICQAVTDGSLEDVIEMDAASNNGVDEIREIRDKSTYAPSLARYKVYIIDEVHMLSTGAFNALLKTLEEPTQNVVFILATTELHKIPATILSRVQRFEFKSIKTQDIKEHIHYILEKENISSEPEAVEIIARQAEGGMRDALSILDQALSLTQGNELTTAISEEITGTISLSALDDYVAALSQQDVTKALSCLNLLFDNGKSMTRFVTDLLHYLRDLLIVQTGGENIHHSPVFVENLDLPQENLFEMIRLATISLADIKSSLQPKIYAEMMTIRLAEIKPEPSLSGAVENEIASLRQEVTRLKQELANVGTAPKPTSPTPSRPATGKTVYRVDRNKVQSILQEAVENPDLARQNLIRLQNAWGEVIESLGGPDKALLVGSQPVAANEHHAILAFESNFNAGQTMKRDNLNTMFGNILSQAAGFSPEILAISMEEWKEVRAAFSAKAKSSQTEKEAEESLIPEGFEFLADKVKVEED; encoded by the coding sequence ATGTATCAAGCACTTTATCGAAAATATAGAAGTCAAAACTTCTCCCAGTTGGTTGGTCAAGAAGTTGTGGCTAAGACTCTTAAACAAGCAGTAGAGCAAGAGAAAATAAGTCATGCCTATCTTTTTTCTGGTCCACGGGGAACAGGAAAAACCAGTGTAGCTAAGATTTTTGCTAAGGCTATGAACTGTCCCAATCAAGTGGGTGGCGAACCTTGCAATAACTGCTATATTTGTCAGGCAGTGACGGATGGTAGTTTAGAAGATGTCATTGAAATGGATGCGGCCTCTAATAATGGGGTGGATGAAATCCGTGAAATTCGTGATAAATCTACCTATGCCCCTAGTCTTGCTCGTTATAAGGTTTATATCATAGACGAGGTTCACATGCTGTCTACAGGGGCTTTTAATGCCCTCCTAAAGACGCTGGAAGAGCCAACACAGAATGTAGTCTTTATTTTGGCCACTACTGAATTGCACAAGATTCCTGCGACTATTCTATCCCGTGTGCAACGTTTTGAATTTAAATCAATTAAGACACAGGATATTAAGGAACATATCCACTATATCTTAGAAAAAGAAAATATTAGTTCTGAACCAGAGGCTGTGGAAATCATTGCCAGACAGGCGGAAGGTGGAATGCGGGATGCCTTGTCTATTTTGGATCAAGCTCTGAGTTTGACACAGGGAAATGAATTGACGACTGCCATCTCTGAAGAAATTACTGGCACCATTAGCCTATCAGCCTTGGATGATTATGTGGCTGCCTTGTCTCAACAGGATGTTACCAAGGCCTTGTCTTGCTTAAATCTTCTTTTTGATAATGGTAAGAGCATGACTCGTTTTGTGACCGACCTTTTGCACTATTTAAGAGATTTGTTAATTGTTCAAACAGGTGGAGAAAACATTCATCATAGTCCAGTCTTTGTGGAGAATTTGGATCTTCCTCAAGAAAATCTGTTTGAAATGATTCGCTTAGCGACAATCAGTTTAGCAGATATTAAGTCTAGTTTGCAGCCCAAGATTTATGCTGAGATGATGACCATCCGTTTGGCGGAGATTAAGCCTGAGCCATCTCTTTCAGGAGCGGTTGAAAATGAAATTGCTTCGCTGAGACAGGAAGTGACACGTCTCAAACAAGAACTCGCCAATGTGGGAACTGCGCCCAAGCCAACTAGTCCAACTCCTAGTCGCCCAGCAACAGGCAAGACCGTCTATCGTGTGGATCGCAATAAAGTTCAATCTATCTTACAAGAGGCTGTCGAAAATCCTGATTTAGCACGTCAAAATCTGATTCGTTTGCAGAATGCCTGGGGAGAGGTGATTGAAAGTCTTGGTGGGCCGGACAAAGCTTTGCTAGTTGGTTCTCAACCGGTTGCGGCCAATGAACACCATGCTATTCTTGCTTTTGAGTCTAACTTCAATGCTGGTCAAACCATGAAACGGGATAATCTCAACACCATGTTTGGCAACATCCTCAGTCAGGCAGCAGGTTTTTCACCTGAGATTTTAGCCATTTCCATGGAGGAATGGAAAGAAGTTCGCGCAGCCTTTTCAGCCAAAGCCAAATCTTCTCAAACTGAAAAAGAAGCAGAAGAAAGCCTGATTCCAGAAGGATTTGAATTTTTGGCTGATAAAGTGAAGGTAGAGGAAGACTAA
- a CDS encoding GAF domain-containing protein, translating into MLKSEKQSRYQMLNEELSFLLEGETNVLANLSNASALIKSRFPNTVFAGFYLFDGKELVLGPFQGGVSCIRIALGKGVCGEAAHFQETVIVGDVTTYPNYISCDSLAKSEIVVPMMKNGQLLGVLDLDSSEIEDYDAMDRDYLEQFVAILLEKTEWDFTMFEEKS; encoded by the coding sequence ATGTTAAAATCAGAAAAACAATCACGTTATCAAATGTTAAATGAAGAATTGTCCTTCCTATTGGAAGGCGAAACCAATGTTTTGGCTAATCTTTCCAACGCCAGTGCTCTCATAAAATCACGTTTTCCTAATACCGTATTTGCAGGTTTTTATTTGTTCGATGGAAAGGAATTGGTTTTAGGTCCCTTCCAAGGAGGTGTTTCCTGCATCCGTATTGCACTAGGCAAGGGTGTTTGTGGTGAGGCAGCTCACTTTCAGGAAACTGTTATTGTTGGAGATGTGACGACCTATCCCAACTATATTTCTTGTGACAGTCTAGCTAAAAGTGAAATTGTGGTGCCGATGATGAAGAATGGTCAGTTACTTGGAGTTCTGGATCTGGATTCTTCAGAGATTGAGGATTACGATGCTATGGATCGAGATTATTTGGAACAATTTGTCGCGATTTTGCTTGAAAAGACGGAATGGGACTTTACAATGTTTGAGGAAAAATCTTAA
- a CDS encoding DUF969 domain-containing protein produces the protein MEWIKLIGIAIIVVGFILKFDTIATVVLAGLVTALVSGVSLVEFLEILGKEFSNQRVLTIFMVTLPLVGLSETFGLKQRSIDLIRKIKGLTVGNFYTVYFFIRELAGFFSIRLGGHPQFVRPLVQPMGEAAAESQLGRKLTEVEDEAIKARAAANENFGNFFAQNTFVGAGGVLLIGGTLDQLGYESNYAGIASASIIVAVITLIVVGIYNYLFDKKLTSEKTRGGEQK, from the coding sequence ATGGAGTGGATTAAACTAATAGGAATAGCAATCATTGTTGTGGGTTTTATTTTAAAGTTTGATACAATTGCAACAGTAGTCTTAGCTGGTTTGGTTACAGCTTTAGTTTCAGGTGTTTCTCTTGTTGAATTTTTGGAGATTTTGGGAAAAGAATTTAGCAATCAGCGAGTGCTCACGATTTTTATGGTTACCTTGCCTCTTGTGGGGCTGTCAGAAACCTTTGGACTCAAGCAACGATCAATTGATTTGATTCGAAAGATTAAAGGTCTGACAGTTGGAAACTTCTATACAGTTTATTTCTTTATTCGAGAGTTAGCTGGTTTCTTTTCAATTCGTCTAGGAGGACACCCTCAGTTTGTCAGACCTTTGGTTCAACCTATGGGAGAAGCAGCAGCAGAGTCTCAATTAGGTAGAAAGTTAACAGAGGTTGAAGATGAGGCAATAAAAGCGCGTGCGGCTGCAAATGAAAATTTTGGAAATTTCTTTGCTCAAAATACGTTTGTAGGTGCTGGGGGAGTCCTCTTGATAGGGGGAACATTAGATCAGTTAGGCTATGAAAGTAATTATGCAGGGATTGCTTCTGCATCTATTATTGTTGCTGTTATAACACTTATTGTAGTGGGGATTTATAATTATTTATTTGATAAAAAATTGACATCAGAAAAGACTAGGGGAGGAGAACAAAAATGA
- a CDS encoding DUF979 domain-containing protein, whose protein sequence is MTELAKQLLELTYIVIGCQFLHTAYCSYKDKTNPVRFGTSAFWTLLAITFIGGSYMPNMSIGIIVIILSLLTLFKQVRIGTLPSLDEMKANIESNRLKNKIFIPVMLMAILALVLAQMIPEFSKISISLAALFATISVLVITNSHPKSLLSENNRMTQQVSTSGIVPQLLGALGAIFTVAGVGDVISHLISGIVPSDSRFIGVLAYVLGMVLFTMIMGNAFAAFTVITAGVGVPFVFALGANPIVAGALAMTAGYCGTLLTPMAANFNALPAALMDMKDQNGVIKAQAGVALVMIVIHIFLMYFLAF, encoded by the coding sequence ATGACAGAGTTGGCAAAGCAACTATTAGAGTTGACCTATATTGTGATTGGTTGTCAATTTCTCCATACAGCCTATTGTAGTTATAAAGATAAAACAAACCCAGTCCGATTTGGAACATCTGCATTTTGGACTCTATTGGCTATTACGTTTATAGGTGGTTCCTATATGCCAAATATGAGTATTGGTATTATTGTAATCATATTATCGCTGTTAACATTGTTTAAGCAAGTCCGTATCGGAACCTTGCCATCCTTAGATGAAATGAAAGCCAATATTGAATCTAACAGATTGAAAAATAAAATTTTTATTCCAGTTATGCTGATGGCAATACTTGCGTTGGTCTTAGCGCAAATGATTCCAGAATTTAGCAAGATTTCGATTAGCCTTGCCGCCTTATTTGCTACAATTTCTGTTCTTGTGATTACCAATAGTCACCCTAAGAGTTTGTTATCAGAAAATAATCGAATGACTCAGCAAGTTTCAACAAGTGGGATTGTTCCCCAATTATTAGGGGCTTTGGGGGCTATTTTTACTGTAGCAGGTGTTGGTGATGTTATCTCTCATCTGATTAGCGGTATTGTTCCTTCAGATAGTCGCTTTATAGGAGTTTTGGCCTATGTTCTTGGAATGGTTCTATTCACAATGATTATGGGAAATGCTTTTGCAGCATTCACCGTTATTACAGCAGGTGTTGGAGTTCCCTTTGTATTTGCTCTGGGAGCTAATCCAATTGTGGCTGGTGCTCTTGCCATGACAGCAGGTTATTGTGGGACCTTATTGACCCCAATGGCTGCTAATTTTAACGCTCTACCAGCAGCATTGATGGATATGAAAGATCAGAATGGCGTTATAAAGGCTCAAGCAGGTGTTGCGCTAGTAATGATTGTTATTCACATATTCTTAATGTACTTTCTCGCATTTTAG
- the rpsA gene encoding 30S ribosomal protein S1, producing the protein MNEFEDLLNSVSQVETGDVVSAEVLTVDATQANVAISGTGVEGVLTLRELTNDRDADINDFVKVGEVLDVLVLRQVVGKDTDTVTYLVSKKRLEARKAWDKLVGREEEVVTVKGTRAVKGGLSVEFEGVRGFIPASMLDTRFVRNTERFVGQEFDAKIKEVDAKENRFILSRREVVEAATAAARAEVFGKLAVGDVVTGKVARITSFGAFIDLGGVDGLVHLTELSHERNVSPKSVVTVGEEIEVKILDLNEEEGRVSLSLKATTPGPWDGVEQKLAKGDVVEGTVKRLTDFGAFVEVLPGIDGLVHVSQISHKRIENPKEAIKVGQEVQVKVLEVNSDAERVSLSIKALEERPAQEEGQKEEKRAARPRRPKRQEKRDFELPETQTGFSMADLFGDIEL; encoded by the coding sequence ATGAACGAATTTGAAGATTTGCTAAATAGCGTTAGCCAAGTTGAGACTGGTGATGTTGTTAGTGCTGAAGTATTGACAGTTGATGCGACTCAAGCTAACGTTGCAATCTCTGGAACTGGTGTTGAAGGTGTCTTGACTCTTCGCGAATTGACAAACGATCGCGATGCAGATATCAATGACTTTGTTAAAGTAGGAGAAGTATTGGATGTTCTTGTACTTCGTCAAGTAGTTGGTAAAGATACTGATACAGTTACATACCTTGTATCTAAAAAACGCCTTGAAGCTCGCAAAGCATGGGACAAACTTGTTGGTCGCGAAGAAGAAGTTGTTACTGTTAAAGGAACTCGTGCCGTTAAAGGTGGACTTTCAGTAGAATTTGAAGGTGTTCGTGGATTTATCCCAGCTTCAATGTTGGATACTCGTTTCGTACGTAACACTGAGCGTTTTGTAGGTCAAGAATTTGATGCTAAAATCAAAGAAGTTGACGCTAAAGAAAACCGCTTCATCCTTTCACGTCGTGAAGTTGTTGAAGCAGCTACAGCAGCAGCTCGCGCTGAAGTATTCGGTAAATTGGCTGTTGGTGATGTTGTAACTGGTAAAGTTGCCCGTATCACAAGCTTTGGTGCTTTCATCGACCTTGGTGGTGTTGATGGATTGGTTCACTTGACTGAATTGTCACATGAACGTAACGTATCACCAAAATCAGTTGTAACTGTTGGTGAAGAAATTGAAGTGAAAATCCTTGATCTTAACGAAGAAGAAGGACGTGTATCACTTTCACTTAAAGCAACAACACCTGGACCATGGGATGGCGTTGAGCAAAAATTGGCTAAAGGTGATGTAGTAGAAGGAACAGTTAAACGTTTGACTGACTTCGGTGCATTTGTTGAAGTATTGCCAGGTATTGATGGACTTGTTCACGTATCACAAATTTCACACAAACGTATTGAAAATCCAAAAGAAGCTATTAAAGTAGGTCAAGAAGTTCAAGTTAAAGTTCTTGAAGTTAACTCAGATGCAGAGCGCGTATCACTTTCTATTAAAGCTCTTGAAGAGCGTCCAGCTCAAGAAGAAGGACAAAAAGAAGAAAAACGTGCTGCTCGTCCACGTCGTCCAAAACGTCAAGAAAAACGTGATTTTGAACTTCCAGAAACACAAACAGGATTCTCAATGGCTGATTTATTTGGTGATATCGAACTTTAA
- a CDS encoding DUF2969 domain-containing protein, with amino-acid sequence MSKKDKKIEIQVADAKVNVGKDSFEGYTLTIGKKVIGEIAELDGQFAIIKNGNVDSFYKKLEKAVEILIENYNLAK; translated from the coding sequence ATGAGTAAGAAAGATAAAAAAATCGAAATTCAAGTAGCAGATGCCAAGGTTAATGTAGGAAAAGACAGTTTTGAAGGTTATACCTTGACCATTGGTAAAAAAGTTATCGGAGAAATTGCCGAATTAGATGGACAATTTGCCATCATAAAGAATGGGAATGTCGATAGTTTTTATAAAAAATTGGAAAAAGCTGTGGAAATTTTGATTGAAAATTATAATTTAGCAAAATAA
- the pcp gene encoding pyroglutamyl-peptidase I: MKILVTGFNPFGGEKINPALEAVKLLPSEINGAEVRWVEIPTVFYKSSEVLEAEILRYQPDAVLCIGQAGGRTGLTPERVAINQDDARIPDNEGNQPIDTPIRIDGASAYFSSLPIKAMVQAIKKQGLPAVVSNSAGTFVCNHLMYQALYLVDKKFPNMRAGFMHIPYMMEQVVNKPNTAGMSLCDIVRGIEVAIEAIVDYKDKDLQLVGGETH; encoded by the coding sequence ATGAAAATATTGGTTACAGGTTTTAATCCTTTTGGAGGTGAAAAGATTAATCCAGCTTTGGAGGCTGTAAAATTATTACCATCTGAGATTAATGGGGCCGAAGTTCGCTGGGTAGAAATTCCAACGGTTTTTTATAAGTCGTCAGAAGTTTTAGAGGCAGAAATATTACGATATCAACCAGATGCTGTACTTTGTATTGGACAAGCAGGCGGCAGGACAGGTTTAACACCTGAACGAGTGGCTATTAATCAAGATGATGCTCGCATACCTGATAACGAAGGCAATCAACCAATTGATACACCGATTCGTATTGATGGAGCATCGGCCTATTTTAGTAGTTTACCTATCAAAGCGATGGTACAAGCTATTAAAAAACAGGGACTTCCGGCAGTTGTATCCAATAGTGCAGGAACCTTTGTTTGCAATCATTTGATGTACCAAGCTCTTTATTTAGTGGATAAAAAATTCCCTAATATGAGAGCAGGTTTCATGCATATTCCATATATGATGGAACAAGTAGTAAATAAGCCGAATACTGCAGGAATGAGTCTATGTGATATTGTAAGAGGCATAGAGGTAGCTATTGAAGCTATTGTAGACTACAAAGATAAGGATTTGCAGTTAGTAGGTGGTGAGACTCACTGA